A single region of the Paludibacter jiangxiensis genome encodes:
- a CDS encoding TerC/Alx family metal homeostasis membrane protein translates to MNGHEFIFFGGFLSLIFVVLAIDLGLFNRHSHEVSFKEATIWTIVWTLLSFCIYLFIGAYGDMIHSVDSFARLQELNQLHGHGLNLNPALDLDTNLGIYRKALSLEFLTGYLIEYALSVDNIFVIIMIFMSFSVPKAYYHRVLFWGILGAIVMRFIFIFLSAALIQRFEWVMWIFGALLVFTGIKMYVDKDKEEKINVSKHPIVRFASKYFAVHPHFVKDNFFTKIDGKRMITPLLLVVFVVEFSDVLFAVDSVPAIFSITKDPYIVFASNICAILGLRSLFFLISNVMNLFHYLKIGLAVLLTFIGVKMLLGSIFHVHIETVPSLFAVVGILGISILASVIFPQKENNA, encoded by the coding sequence ATGAACGGTCACGAATTTATCTTTTTCGGAGGATTCCTTTCTCTTATATTTGTCGTTTTAGCAATTGATTTGGGCTTGTTTAACCGACACAGTCATGAGGTGTCTTTTAAGGAGGCAACTATTTGGACAATTGTCTGGACACTGCTGTCGTTCTGCATTTACCTTTTTATTGGGGCGTACGGGGACATGATTCACAGTGTCGATTCGTTTGCCAGACTTCAGGAACTGAATCAGCTTCATGGTCACGGACTTAATTTGAATCCGGCATTGGATTTGGATACTAATCTGGGAATCTACCGCAAAGCGCTTTCACTGGAATTTCTGACAGGTTATCTTATTGAGTATGCCCTTTCTGTCGATAATATCTTCGTGATTATCATGATATTTATGAGCTTTAGTGTGCCAAAGGCATATTATCACAGAGTTTTGTTTTGGGGCATCTTGGGAGCAATTGTTATGAGATTTATCTTTATATTCCTGAGTGCGGCTCTTATTCAACGTTTCGAGTGGGTGATGTGGATTTTTGGAGCGCTGTTGGTGTTTACGGGAATTAAGATGTATGTCGATAAAGACAAAGAGGAGAAGATCAACGTGTCAAAACATCCGATTGTACGGTTCGCCTCTAAATACTTTGCCGTACACCCTCATTTTGTAAAGGATAATTTCTTTACTAAGATTGACGGGAAACGCATGATTACACCGTTGCTTTTAGTCGTTTTTGTTGTCGAATTTTCGGATGTTTTGTTTGCTGTTGATTCGGTTCCCGCAATTTTCTCAATCACCAAAGATCCATACATTGTGTTTGCATCTAATATTTGTGCGATTCTTGGTCTGAGATCGTTATTCTTTCTCATCTCTAATGTTATGAATCTCTTCCACTATCTGAAAATCGGGTTGGCTGTCCTGCTTACATTTATTGGCGTAAAGATGTTGTTGGGAAGTATTTTCCATGTTCACATAGAAACGGTTCCCTCTCTCTTTGCTGTGGTAGGTATTCTGGGTATAAGTATACTGGCTTCTGTTATTTTCCCTCAGAAAGAAAACAATGCATAA
- a CDS encoding tetratricopeptide repeat protein has protein sequence MKTRPDSAIKLLKSIRLPNKLNEEDHAAYSLLLSQAFDKCDIYIESDSIINTAVSFYSKTNNAPKAAYAYFYFSRCAKNRHDQQLRANRLIQAFPYAVQSKDYQLIGFLNAEKADIFREQRMLDSVIKYDKKSLQYLSMAKDRRNIALSYLGLGSDYYQKEQYSLALSYMHKALQDSYKVKDSLLISSCYGNSSLIYYYLKQYNRALNAIRLALAYNTQYDYAQWMNLGAILIKTGKLDSAEFYLKKAIQTKMALPDCYMLLQEIYMNKHMYKDALLYSKQYLAAKDSSYRQTLTSSFSGLERKINYEEVSKQNQKLIIRNQQYIMLIAISSLLIFIITTIVLIERNKKKKQKIKIVSARNIINLQKIQLQSEQISKIAIIQKLIQLQLIPKTNLSQIGAQYLKIFNEEHNKLISEQEVISPNTGPSFESFSLELKRRFPSLTEKELQICYYIRVGFNLELILASLNIKNDTYYKYRSNIRKKICPHENTKIEQILSAIP, from the coding sequence ATGAAAACACGCCCTGACAGCGCAATCAAGCTTTTAAAATCCATTCGGCTTCCGAACAAACTAAACGAAGAAGACCATGCTGCTTATTCCTTATTATTAAGTCAGGCTTTTGACAAATGTGACATTTATATTGAATCAGATTCTATAATAAATACCGCCGTATCGTTTTATTCAAAAACTAACAATGCTCCTAAAGCTGCTTATGCATACTTTTACTTTTCAAGATGTGCAAAAAACAGACATGACCAACAATTGAGAGCTAATAGATTAATCCAGGCATTCCCCTACGCCGTCCAAAGCAAAGATTACCAATTAATAGGCTTTTTAAATGCCGAAAAAGCAGACATTTTCAGAGAACAACGAATGCTTGACAGTGTAATAAAATACGACAAAAAGTCTCTACAATACTTATCAATGGCCAAGGATCGAAGGAATATTGCTCTTTCGTATTTAGGATTAGGTTCTGATTATTACCAGAAAGAACAGTATTCATTAGCATTATCATACATGCATAAGGCATTACAGGATTCTTACAAGGTAAAGGATTCTCTATTAATATCATCCTGCTACGGGAACAGCTCTCTCATTTACTATTATCTAAAGCAATATAACCGGGCATTAAATGCAATAAGATTAGCTTTAGCATATAACACCCAATATGATTATGCGCAATGGATGAATTTGGGAGCCATTCTAATAAAGACCGGCAAATTAGACTCTGCGGAATTTTATCTCAAGAAAGCGATTCAAACAAAGATGGCACTTCCAGACTGTTATATGTTACTGCAAGAAATATATATGAACAAGCATATGTACAAAGATGCCTTGCTATATTCAAAACAATATCTTGCAGCTAAAGACTCAAGTTACAGACAAACTCTCACATCAAGCTTTTCCGGATTAGAGAGAAAGATTAATTACGAAGAAGTATCTAAACAAAATCAGAAATTAATAATAAGGAATCAACAATACATTATGCTGATTGCAATAAGTTCTCTTTTAATCTTCATAATTACCACAATTGTACTTATTGAAAGAAACAAGAAAAAGAAACAAAAAATAAAGATTGTATCCGCAAGAAACATCATTAACCTCCAGAAAATCCAGTTACAATCAGAACAGATTTCCAAAATTGCAATCATCCAAAAATTAATTCAACTTCAACTAATTCCCAAAACCAACTTATCACAAATCGGAGCTCAATACCTTAAAATATTCAACGAAGAACATAACAAGTTAATCTCCGAACAGGAAGTAATAAGCCCGAATACAGGTCCATCTTTTGAATCTTTCTCGCTTGAACTTAAACGCAGATTCCCTTCTCTTACGGAAAAAGAACTACAGATCTGTTATTATATTAGAGTCGGGTTCAATCTTGAATTAATTCTCGCTTCTCTCAATATCAAAAACGACACCTATTATAAATACAGATCAAATATTAGAAAAAAGATCTGTCCACACGAAAATACCAAGATCGAACAAATTCTTTCCGCAATACCTTAA
- a CDS encoding glycoside hydrolase family 3 C-terminal domain-containing protein translates to MKTLKNALIATSVAVLSVGIAPLTKAQQSFDVKKVVSSMTLEEKASLVVGKGMQMDPSVKQTAPVVGHTDQLVPGAAGISASFPKYGITPMVLADGPAGLRIEPKRKNDKATYYCTAFPVATVLASSWDIDLVKRVGMAMGNEVHEYGADILLAPALNIHRNPLCGRNFEYYSEDPVVAGNIAAAMVNGVQSQGVGTSIKHFAANNQETNRNTVNNLMSERAIREIYLEGFRIAVQKSQPWTVMSSYNLINGTYTSESYDLLTTILRDEWGFKGFVMTDWFGGLDPVAQMKAGNDMIMPGMPKQSTAIIEAVKSGKLSMQELDRNCERILNIMLLSPHFQNYKFSNHPDLNAHALVTRQAATDGMVLLKNEKATLPIAGSVKKIALLGNTSYAIIKGGTGSGNVNAAYSIDLLQGLDNAGYKISPSLKESYLNFLKAEKAKLPKLSANDMMFGHITHIGEMPVNQAKAAILAAENDIALITIGRNSGEGIDRKVDGDFNLTKKEMSLLTEISAAFHAKGKKVIVVLNIGGVIEVASWRNLADAILLAWQPGQEAGNSIADVLSGKVNPSGKLTSTFPMSYKDVPSSKSFPGIELPNPHPKAAVSDFLSAKPAESTYDDGIYVGYRYYNTFKVPVAYEFGYGLSYTTFTYSNLSLSSNTFSNAITATVTIKNTGNVAGREVIQFYLSAPASSLDKPNEELKDFTKTSMLKPGESQQITFTISPRDLASFNTAASSWIADAGTYTVKIGASSRDFRQTATFSLPTEIVVEKAHKALAPSRTFNELKPQK, encoded by the coding sequence ATGAAGACCTTAAAAAATGCGCTTATTGCAACATCTGTTGCCGTGCTATCTGTTGGCATAGCCCCCTTAACCAAAGCTCAGCAGAGTTTTGACGTAAAAAAGGTAGTATCTTCTATGACCTTAGAAGAAAAAGCCTCTCTGGTTGTAGGCAAAGGGATGCAAATGGATCCCTCTGTGAAGCAAACCGCACCTGTTGTCGGCCATACCGATCAATTAGTACCCGGGGCTGCCGGAATCTCGGCTTCATTCCCTAAATATGGCATCACCCCGATGGTACTGGCTGACGGGCCTGCCGGGTTGCGCATTGAACCTAAACGTAAAAATGACAAAGCCACTTATTACTGCACAGCATTTCCGGTGGCTACCGTTCTGGCCTCTTCGTGGGACATTGATTTGGTAAAACGTGTGGGCATGGCTATGGGCAACGAAGTGCACGAGTACGGTGCGGATATTTTGTTAGCTCCGGCACTCAACATACACCGCAATCCACTTTGCGGACGCAATTTTGAATATTATTCCGAAGATCCGGTTGTGGCTGGAAATATTGCCGCTGCAATGGTCAATGGTGTTCAGTCACAAGGCGTGGGCACCTCCATCAAACACTTTGCCGCCAACAATCAGGAAACCAACCGCAACACGGTGAATAACCTCATGAGTGAACGTGCAATACGGGAAATCTACCTTGAAGGATTCAGAATTGCGGTTCAAAAATCGCAACCATGGACAGTCATGTCTTCCTACAATTTAATAAACGGGACTTACACCTCTGAAAGTTACGACCTGCTCACTACTATTCTTCGTGACGAATGGGGATTCAAGGGGTTTGTAATGACAGACTGGTTTGGAGGCTTAGACCCTGTGGCTCAGATGAAAGCCGGCAATGACATGATTATGCCCGGTATGCCGAAACAATCTACTGCAATTATCGAGGCTGTAAAATCAGGCAAATTATCGATGCAGGAACTGGACAGAAATTGCGAACGCATACTGAATATCATGCTACTATCTCCGCATTTCCAAAATTACAAGTTCTCAAACCATCCGGATCTGAACGCTCACGCATTGGTAACACGTCAAGCAGCAACCGACGGCATGGTATTGCTCAAGAATGAGAAAGCGACATTACCAATTGCCGGTTCTGTAAAAAAAATAGCCCTATTAGGAAACACTTCTTACGCCATTATCAAAGGCGGAACAGGCAGTGGAAATGTAAATGCAGCTTATAGTATCGATCTGTTGCAGGGTCTTGATAACGCTGGTTACAAAATTAGCCCGTCGTTAAAAGAGAGTTATTTGAACTTCCTCAAAGCCGAAAAAGCAAAGTTACCCAAATTGAGTGCCAATGATATGATGTTCGGGCACATAACACACATTGGTGAAATGCCCGTTAACCAGGCTAAAGCAGCAATTTTAGCTGCAGAAAACGACATTGCCCTGATAACCATCGGTCGCAACTCGGGCGAAGGTATCGACCGGAAAGTTGACGGTGATTTCAACCTGACAAAGAAAGAAATGAGCCTTTTGACCGAAATATCGGCAGCATTCCATGCCAAAGGCAAAAAGGTGATTGTTGTTCTCAATATTGGCGGGGTTATTGAAGTTGCCAGTTGGAGAAACTTAGCAGATGCAATCTTATTGGCATGGCAACCGGGTCAGGAAGCCGGTAACTCTATTGCTGATGTATTGAGTGGAAAAGTAAACCCGTCGGGAAAACTGACATCGACCTTTCCAATGTCATACAAAGATGTTCCCTCTTCGAAAAGTTTTCCGGGCATAGAATTACCCAACCCGCATCCGAAGGCTGCCGTAAGTGATTTTCTTTCGGCAAAACCGGCAGAATCTACATATGATGACGGCATTTACGTAGGATATCGCTATTATAACACCTTCAAAGTACCTGTAGCCTACGAATTCGGTTACGGATTATCATATACTACATTTACTTACAGTAACCTCTCGCTTAGCAGCAATACATTCAGCAATGCTATTACAGCCACCGTCACAATCAAAAACACCGGTAATGTCGCTGGTCGCGAAGTAATACAATTCTATTTAAGTGCTCCGGCCTCATCACTCGACAAACCAAATGAAGAGCTGAAGGATTTTACCAAAACATCTATGCTAAAACCTGGCGAGTCTCAACAAATTACGTTTACGATTTCTCCACGCGATCTTGCCTCGTTCAATACGGCGGCTTCTTCTTGGATAGCTGATGCCGGAACTTACACTGTCAAAATCGGAGCTTCTTCCAGAGACTTCCGTCAAACAGCTACATTTTCCCTGCCAACGGAAATAGTAGTAGAAAAAGCCCACAAAGCGTTGGCGCCATCGCGTACTTTCAATGAACTAAAGCCTCAAAAATAG
- a CDS encoding tetratricopeptide repeat protein: MANQPDSSIALLKKIPHPKQLKQKDYALYALLMCQGMDKCGIDIKSDSLIKEALNYYDRNQDSFRTGYVYLYLSRIYRNQENDQKRSEALIKAIPYAVNSKDNNLLGFIYADKAAIYQNQGLIDSMMFYYKKSLRSLTIANDKRNRNIALLEIGYGYFQKGDLDSALYYYKKAEQELVRFEDKIIKTSLDRLIGVAYLKFQNYPSALQYLRSSIKTSDSYDYHKYILLSQVFLKTGEIDSTHFYLKKYLQTKQDIPEYYDICSELTLKKGNLSDALKYSRMYLNAKNAEYKHYLNTSLNGLEKKLNFEKVEAENQKLTIKNQRFTIIIALVTILCFIIAVIILIEQIKKNKLALKNEADIKLINQQKIKLQTERISKITILQNLIQLKLIPERNLSQIGAQYLKLFGETNYSLTQHTEDIIKNIDVVFDGFSQKLLDRFPSLTQREILVCCCLRAGINQESILSMLSVKSETYYHYRSNIRKKMNAGQDDKVEQILSAI; this comes from the coding sequence ATGGCAAACCAGCCGGATAGCTCTATAGCATTATTGAAAAAGATTCCTCATCCAAAGCAACTAAAGCAAAAAGATTATGCACTATATGCTCTATTAATGTGTCAGGGCATGGATAAATGCGGAATAGACATTAAATCTGACAGTTTAATAAAAGAAGCATTGAACTATTACGATAGAAATCAAGATTCATTCAGAACTGGGTATGTCTATTTATATTTATCCCGTATTTACAGAAATCAAGAAAATGATCAAAAACGCTCCGAAGCTTTGATCAAAGCAATCCCTTACGCCGTTAATTCTAAAGACAATAACTTATTAGGGTTTATATATGCCGACAAAGCCGCAATTTATCAAAACCAGGGTCTGATTGACAGCATGATGTTCTATTACAAAAAGTCTTTAAGATCATTAACTATCGCCAATGACAAAAGAAATCGAAATATTGCTTTATTAGAAATTGGATATGGATATTTTCAAAAAGGCGATCTTGATAGTGCTCTTTATTACTACAAGAAGGCTGAACAAGAATTGGTCAGATTCGAAGACAAGATAATAAAGACCTCATTGGATCGGCTAATTGGGGTAGCATATCTGAAATTTCAAAATTATCCGTCTGCTCTCCAATACCTAAGATCATCAATAAAAACATCAGATTCATACGATTACCATAAATACATTCTACTTTCACAAGTATTTCTAAAAACAGGAGAGATTGATTCAACTCATTTTTATCTCAAAAAATATTTACAAACGAAGCAAGATATTCCGGAATATTATGACATCTGTAGTGAATTGACTTTGAAAAAAGGTAATTTATCGGATGCATTAAAATATTCCCGAATGTATCTAAATGCAAAAAACGCAGAATATAAGCACTATTTAAACACCAGTCTCAACGGGCTGGAAAAAAAGCTGAACTTTGAAAAAGTTGAAGCTGAAAACCAAAAATTAACAATCAAAAACCAACGCTTTACAATTATCATTGCTCTGGTTACAATCCTCTGTTTTATTATTGCAGTTATAATCCTGATAGAACAAATCAAAAAAAATAAATTGGCCTTAAAGAATGAAGCTGACATCAAACTTATTAACCAGCAAAAAATCAAACTACAAACTGAACGGATATCAAAGATTACTATTCTACAAAACCTGATCCAGCTTAAACTTATTCCTGAACGTAATTTATCCCAAATAGGAGCTCAATATCTTAAACTATTTGGAGAGACAAATTACTCACTAACACAACACACCGAAGATATAATTAAGAATATTGACGTTGTTTTTGATGGTTTTTCCCAGAAGCTATTAGACCGATTTCCGTCTCTAACCCAAAGAGAAATATTGGTGTGCTGTTGTTTAAGAGCCGGAATCAATCAAGAATCAATACTATCAATGCTTAGTGTAAAAAGCGAAACATACTATCATTATCGTTCAAACATCAGAAAGAAGATGAACGCCGGACAAGATGATAAAGTCGAACAAATATTATCTGCAATATAA
- a CDS encoding gliding motility-associated C-terminal domain-containing protein, with the protein MIKKIALSILLSFITTSGFAQFISSGSGRSIQLTGSAVKNIDAVFLFNGITADNQIQFAGSASSYLWKKYDGSFVSNLSAISVEDGTGYVLTANGVQYYIWVIDYQKYLPSLNALAVSEGIDKCSNISLNLSGKIPDLVYYDKNSTKQLLSRQFTVSYPDQKYASGQWSAITRSLTETYPFTTIVLNAPYKDTSFTLSGDQYATLFGIAATVTSDMYKAIRVECHPTGSIVERDAANESGRKIGTLEGSGPLNVSFKSNANLPVTQFYEWRIYNLANTSNYLRYTDADLRYVFNETGDYKVTLTVTNSTGSCSHSDSLTVKVSSSFINVPNVFTPNGDGQNDQFRVSYRSIADYKILLYSSWAGRVYTSTDPAQGWDGRVGGKLAPPGVYYYLISATGTDGKKFKLKGNVNLLRGKNVK; encoded by the coding sequence ATGATAAAAAAGATTGCCCTTAGTATACTTCTGAGTTTTATCACAACAAGTGGTTTTGCTCAGTTCATTTCATCCGGTTCGGGTCGTTCAATCCAGCTGACTGGTAGTGCTGTGAAAAATATCGATGCAGTGTTCCTGTTCAACGGGATTACGGCTGATAATCAGATTCAGTTTGCAGGATCAGCTTCGAGCTATCTTTGGAAAAAATATGACGGCTCTTTTGTGAGCAACTTGTCGGCTATTTCAGTAGAGGATGGAACGGGTTATGTGTTGACTGCTAATGGAGTCCAATATTATATCTGGGTGATTGACTATCAAAAATATTTGCCTTCGTTAAATGCTCTTGCTGTTTCAGAAGGTATTGATAAATGCAGCAATATATCATTGAACTTATCAGGAAAGATACCCGATTTGGTGTATTACGACAAAAACAGCACAAAGCAGCTTCTCAGCCGTCAGTTTACAGTATCTTATCCCGATCAGAAATACGCTTCGGGTCAGTGGTCCGCAATTACCAGAAGCCTGACCGAGACTTATCCGTTCACAACCATTGTGTTGAATGCCCCGTATAAGGATACATCTTTTACCCTTTCCGGAGATCAGTATGCAACGTTATTTGGGATAGCAGCCACAGTAACTTCTGATATGTACAAAGCAATTCGCGTGGAGTGTCATCCAACGGGCAGTATTGTTGAAAGAGATGCTGCCAACGAATCGGGACGAAAAATTGGGACGCTCGAAGGGTCGGGGCCGTTAAATGTTTCGTTCAAGAGTAATGCCAACCTTCCGGTTACGCAATTTTATGAATGGAGAATTTACAATCTTGCTAATACGAGCAATTATTTGAGGTACACAGATGCAGATCTTCGTTATGTTTTCAATGAAACGGGAGACTATAAGGTGACTCTGACAGTAACCAACAGTACCGGTTCTTGTTCTCACTCTGATTCGTTGACCGTAAAAGTTAGTTCTTCATTTATTAACGTGCCCAATGTGTTTACACCCAATGGGGACGGGCAAAATGATCAATTCCGGGTATCTTACCGATCGATTGCTGACTATAAAATATTGCTTTACTCATCCTGGGCTGGCCGAGTTTACACCTCAACAGATCCCGCTCAGGGCTGGGATGGCAGAGTAGGAGGGAAGCTGGCTCCTCCGGGAGTTTATTACTATCTTATTTCAGCTACAGGTACGGATGGTAAAAAGTTTAAACTGAAGGGAAATGTGAATCTCCTCAGAGGTAAAAATGTGAAATAA
- a CDS encoding DMT family protein, giving the protein MYNSFTTIGLLVFANVFMTIAWYGHLRLRDFSWFSSLPLFAVILISWGIAFFEYCLQVPANRIGFQGNGGAFSLMQLKVIQEVITLSVFIVFSIIVFKIDVRWNHILAMLLMIAAVYLVFKK; this is encoded by the coding sequence ATGTATAATAGTTTTACAACCATTGGCTTGCTTGTTTTTGCCAATGTATTTATGACGATTGCATGGTATGGCCATCTTCGTTTGCGCGATTTTTCCTGGTTTAGTTCCCTGCCTTTATTTGCAGTTATTCTGATTAGTTGGGGCATTGCTTTCTTTGAATATTGTTTACAGGTGCCTGCCAATCGGATTGGTTTTCAGGGTAACGGTGGTGCATTTTCGCTGATGCAGTTGAAAGTTATTCAGGAAGTCATTACTCTCTCTGTTTTTATAGTATTCTCAATTATCGTATTTAAAATTGATGTGCGCTGGAATCATATACTCGCTATGTTGCTAATGATTGCGGCCGTGTATCTTGTCTTCAAAAAATAA
- a CDS encoding glycoside hydrolase family 5 protein, whose amino-acid sequence MSKHFLFRFVLLFALFSGSIVIMATPPKQSSSKFFRVDGQQLKAPNGKPFLIQGINLGNWVNPEGYMFLFNNVSSFRLIDQALKELVGADETNRFWQQFQDSYITKADIHYIRQTGMNSIRLPFHYKLFTREDYMGANNENRGFELIDRVIGWCKAEGLSVILDMHDAPGGQTGDNIDDSYGYPYLFENKNDQALFCSIWKRIAKNYANETAIIGYDLLNEPIAHYFSNKDELNKLLEPIYKMATASIREVDKNHIVILGGAQWDGNFTVFNDWKFDDQMMYTCHRYWCDTLQANVQDFVDFRNKTNRPIYMGETGENTDIWVNAYRKLLETNNIGWHFWPYKKLEKTSCMVSVKPPVGWDKIVEFTKKDRSSFEKIREVKPSVTETRAILKQLLENIKFENCLKNDGYIKALGKQP is encoded by the coding sequence ATGTCCAAACATTTTTTATTCCGTTTCGTTCTATTATTTGCCCTGTTTTCTGGCAGCATTGTAATTATGGCAACACCTCCAAAGCAGAGCAGTTCCAAATTTTTCAGAGTCGACGGACAGCAATTGAAGGCTCCCAACGGTAAACCGTTCCTTATTCAGGGTATCAATCTTGGCAACTGGGTGAATCCTGAAGGGTATATGTTTCTCTTTAATAACGTAAGCTCTTTTCGTCTGATTGATCAGGCGCTTAAAGAACTGGTAGGTGCCGATGAGACGAACCGTTTCTGGCAACAGTTTCAGGACAGCTATATCACAAAAGCGGACATTCATTACATCCGTCAGACGGGCATGAATTCCATCCGGCTGCCGTTTCACTACAAACTCTTCACCAGAGAAGATTACATGGGAGCCAACAATGAAAACCGTGGCTTTGAACTGATTGACCGTGTCATCGGGTGGTGTAAAGCTGAAGGTCTATCGGTTATCCTGGATATGCACGATGCTCCAGGCGGGCAAACCGGCGACAATATCGACGATAGCTATGGCTATCCCTATTTGTTTGAAAACAAAAATGATCAGGCACTGTTTTGTTCTATTTGGAAACGAATTGCGAAAAACTATGCCAACGAAACAGCGATAATTGGATATGACCTGCTGAACGAACCAATAGCTCATTACTTTTCCAATAAAGACGAACTGAACAAGCTTTTAGAACCGATTTACAAGATGGCCACTGCTTCGATTCGTGAAGTTGACAAAAACCACATTGTTATTTTAGGTGGCGCTCAATGGGATGGGAATTTTACGGTGTTCAACGATTGGAAATTTGATGATCAAATGATGTACACCTGCCATCGTTACTGGTGTGATACGTTACAGGCAAATGTTCAGGATTTCGTGGACTTTCGGAATAAAACCAATCGCCCGATTTACATGGGAGAAACCGGGGAAAACACCGACATATGGGTTAATGCTTATCGCAAATTACTCGAAACGAACAATATTGGATGGCACTTCTGGCCATACAAAAAGCTTGAAAAAACAAGCTGTATGGTATCTGTAAAACCTCCGGTGGGATGGGATAAAATTGTAGAGTTTACAAAGAAAGACCGGAGTAGTTTTGAGAAGATTAGAGAAGTAAAACCGTCAGTAACAGAAACAAGGGCAATTCTGAAACAGCTACTTGAAAATATTAAGTTCGAAAACTGTTTGAAGAACGACGGGTATATTAAAGCATTAGGAAAACAGCCCTAA